In Magnolia sinica isolate HGM2019 chromosome 12, MsV1, whole genome shotgun sequence, a single genomic region encodes these proteins:
- the LOC131220608 gene encoding cysteine-rich receptor-like protein kinase 10 codes for MYPQVPSIGQVMDYPKDVLKHIINFHAGEEKSNLGLLHGLGSPFVPEILLGQDEVHTQELPMIDLATIQAATNDFSEGNKLGQGGFGPVYKGLLPDGKEIAVKRLSRSSRQGLEELKNEVTLIARLQHRNLVRLLYCCIEKGEKLLVYEYMPNTSLDVFLFDPIKQVELDWERHHTIVGGVARGLLYLHEDSSLRIIHRDMKASNVLLDNEMNPKISDFGMARIFGGNQSEVNTNRVVGTYGYMAPEDAMRGLFSVKSDVYSVGVLLLEIVSGKRNTSLNFPEHAQSLLTYTWRLWRDRRAMEMVDPFLVEKCPKNEVF; via the exons ATGTATCCACAGGTCCCATCGATTGGCCAAGTGATGGACTATCCAAAAGATGTACTAAAACATATTATAAACTTTCATGCAGGGGAAGAGAAAAGCAATCTAGGTCTGTTACACGGTTTGGGTTCTCCATTCGTTCCAGAGATCTTGCTTGGACAAGATGAAGTGCATACACAAGAACTACCTATGATTGACTTAGCCACAATACAAGCAGCTACAAATGACTTCTCAGAAGGAAATAAgcttggacaaggtggatttggccCTGTCTACAAG GGTTTGCTCCCTGATGGGAAGGAAATAGCAGTTAAGAGGCTTTCAAGGAGTTCGAGGCAAGGTCTAGAGGAGTTAAAGAATGAAGTTACCTTGATTGCCAGACTACAACATAGGAATCTAGTGAGGCTCTTATATTGTTGTATAGAGAAAGGAGAAAAGTTGCTTGTCTATGAATACATGCCCAACACTAGCCTTGATGTCTTCCTCTTTG ATCCAATCAAGCAGGTAGAATTAGACTGGGAAAGACACCATACCATCGTAGGTGGAGTTGCACGGGGCCTTCTTTATCTCCACGAGGACTCAAGCCTGAGAATCATTCACAGGGATATGAAAGCTAGCAATGTTCTCCTGGACAATGAGATGAACCCAAAGATATCTGACTTCGGAATGGCCAGGATTTTTGGAGGAAATCAAAGCGAGGTCAATACCAATAGAGTGGTTGGAACATA TGGATACATGGCGCCAGAGGATGCAATGAGAGGGTTATTTTCTGTGAAGTCTGATGTGTATAGCGTTGGAGTTCTACTGCTAGAGATTGTAAGCGGAAAAAGAAACACCAGTCTCAATTTCCCTGAACATGCTCAAAGTCTCCTGACTTAT ACATGGAGATTATGGCGTGACAGAAGAGCTATGGAGATGGTTGATCCCTTTTTAGTGGAGAAATGTCCGAAAAATGAAGTGTTCTGA